In Planctomycetaceae bacterium, the sequence CCACCGGTCTTGCAGAACCAAATATTGCTGTCGAAATTTTAAATTCAATAGTTTGGGATAACAAGCCTAAACAAATTGTAGTTGAGAATAACTCTGTTAAGATAACTTACAGCGATATTGAAGGAGGCTGGCAAGGAACCGGCAATATAAATACTGACCCATGCTTTGTTAATCCTACCGAGATAATTTTGTCTGATCTTGATAAAAACGGCAGAGTGGATTTTTATGATTTCAGAATATTTGCATCTGCCTGGCGAACTAATTCGCGGCATCCGTCATGGAACAAATTATGTGACATATTTTTGCCAACTGACAACATCATTAACACCAAAGATTTGTTTGTTTTTTGTCAGGATTGGTTATACGAAGCCGGTGAAGATGAATTTCCATGGACCAAATTTGACTATCATCTTAAATCCCAGGCAGGCAGATGGAAAGCGTCAGCGTATTCTGAAATTGATTCAGGTAATGATAATTATATTGATTTTCGTGATTTCGCCGCATTTGCAAATTTGTGGCTTAACAAAGGCGCAGGCATTCCTGCCGATTTTGACAAAAATACCGTTGTAGATTTCGACGATTTAGCATTTTTCCTGAATAATTATCTGTCGAGTTTTGATAATGGCAATTGGATTATTGACACAGTAACAAGCCCCTGTATAGACGCTGGCGATCCTAATTCAGATTGGACAGAAGAATTAAGCCCAAATGGCAACCATATAAACATGGGAGCCTACGGCGGAAAATCACAAGCAAGTTTATCGCAACCTTAAAGCAGTGTAAATCCGTGTCTTAAAAAACGTCTCTGTGTCGCTCTGTGTTCTCTGTGGCTCGGTGGTGAACGTCATAAGGCCGGAAATTTTCCGGCCTTTTTTAGTGGACTTTTTATATATTTTATGGTATAATACCCACATAAAATGAGTCGTAGAGACGTACGGCAGTACGTCTTTTGCAATCCAAGGCGTGCTTCACGAGATACGATTCACGAACTAAAATGTCCTTAATTTTTTAGACGATTTCACTTCATTTTACTACGTTTCCAAATGATTTTACTTCAATTTACCGTGATTTGGTTACGTTTTTTGTCAAAAAATGTCGATTTATGTTGTTTTCGGGGGTAAATGAACGGAAAAAACGGGGTTTTTCATTGAAAAGTGAATATTTTGGAACGTTTTTGAAGGTGTTTTTGAAGGTTTTGGACGCTTTTTAAGCGTTTTTTATGTAAATTTCGCGCAAGAAATCAACGATATGAGTAGTGGATTTAGGTAAAATGTGTTATAATAAAATGCTTGTTTTGAGGTCGCATTGGTAAACGTTTTTAATAAAATATTTGCTGTTTTATTGGTCTGTGCAACTGTTGGATTCGCTGTCGATGGGCAATATGGCGCGATTGATATCGCCGGGATTAATAAGGTTACAGCAATCGATGCAAACCTGACCGGTTCAGGCGTTAGTATCGGTCTTGTTTGCAGAAGCAATACTTATGAAGATTCATTTCCGCAAAATGATTACCGGCCGGATATTACTCACAAGTGTCTGCAAAACAGCAAAATAAATTTCTATGACGACCAGTACATCGCCGGCGCAAATTCAAATCACTCAACTCAAATAGCTTCGATTCTTGTCGGCTCGGACTCAAACGCATTTTATCCTGCACTCGGTAATTTTTCGTACAAGTCCGCAGCTCCCGCTGCTCAACTGAAGGTCTATGAATTTTGGTACTTCATAACTGAAAATGTTTTTTCCGGGCAATGGCCGAAAGACGATTTGCTTACGATGAGTCTTGGCTCTTCAACCGAAGCGTGGTGGAGCAGGGGCATTGACGAAATGGTAGAACGCTACGGCTTTCTTGTCGTAGCGGCTATCGGCAACGGAACAGACGCTTATGATTTGCCATTGTACCCGGCAGCATGTACCAATGTCCTCGCGGTTGGCGTTGTCGATTCTAATAATTCGCTCACGGAATTTCATACTCCAGACGCAAGCCACTCAACGGCAGGCCCCACGCTTGACGGAAGATGCAAACCAGATATCGTCGCGCCGGGAAATTGTCTTACTGCTATAAGTAATGTAAACGAGCCTTATAGACCCAGTGGCGATTATTCGAGTTTTGCCGCTCCGGTTGTTGCGGGCGTTGCTTCGATACTTATTCAAAAAGCAAAATCAGACCCGAATCTGCAAATCGCGGCTTCCGGTTTCTCCGGCAACTGTGTTTTAAAATCTATCTTGATGACCAGCGCAGACAAACTTGTCGGCTGGCACAAAGGCGCCGCAGATAACAACGATGATTCTGAATACCCGCTGGATTTCAAACAGGGGGCGGGAATGGTCGATGCTCTGTCGGCGTATAATCTGCTTGTCGCAGGTTTGCAGCACGATGGCGATGTGAACGCAGCAGGCTGGGATATTAATTTGATTGATTCTTCTGCAGCGTCTGAAAAAGTTTACAGATTTGCAGCAACCGCCGGCGATGCTAAAAAACTCACAGCGACACTTGTGTGGAACAGAAGTTACGAAGTCAGTTATCCGTTTAATTTGAATATGAATTTATGGAACGATTTGCGACTGACACTCCGTAAAATTGATGCCGACGGACAAATTAGCGTTGCTGATATAAGCGATAGTCCGGTTGACAATGTCGAACACATCTATATCAATCTCGAACCGGATAGCACGTATGAACTGACGGTTTCAAACAGTCCGAATTACGAATCCAAAGACACAGCGATATATGCTTTGTCGTGGACGACAAAGTAATTCTTAATTGTTAATTCTATTTTTAATTCCTTGTAGATTCCCCCGCGAGGGGATCTGGGGTCTAAATGAAAGTACATTTTTCTGCAATCGGCAAAAGTATTACGTTATAAAATAGTTTGTAATAATTCAGCCAGCTTCAGAATATTTTCAACGACTAACGGTACGTTAATCCTGCCGGTTTCAACATCTTTTAAAGTGGCTTCGCCGGAAAGAACAAGAACGCCTAATGCACCGGCTCTTTCGGCCATTGTCATATCTGTATAAATTCTGTCTCCGACCATCGCCAGCTCATTGGGCTGAAGATTATGCCGTTTAAGAATTCCAGTGAGCATGCAAGGGTCTGGTTTCCCTAAAACAGCTTCAGGTTTTACGCCGGTCGCAGCGGTAAGTGCTGCACATACGGAGCCGCAGTCAACCAGAACCGTCGGCTGGTCAGTCGGGCAAACCCAATCAGGATGTGTCGCGATAAATGGTTTGCCTTGTTTCATCCACCACGCAGCTTTACACAGCCGCTCATAAGTCAGCGCCGTATCAAAGCCGACGATAACTAATTCTGGTTCGGCTATGTCATTCTCACGAATAACTGTAAAACCGGCCTGTTCAAATTCTTTCCGCAGACTTTCTGTTCCGAAGACAAATAATTTTTTTGCGTTTGGATACTTAACCTGTAAATAGTCGAGCGTTGCCATAGTCGAGGTGAACATATTATCTATGTCTGCTGTCAGTCCCATGCCTTTGAGCTTTTCGATATAAGAGTCCACACTTCTGGACGAATTATTAGTCAGAAACGTATGGCCTATTCCCAATTTGCCAAATAGCTCAAGCGCCTTTGGTGTGAATGGGAACAATGTGCTTCCGCAATAAATCGTCCCATCCATATCCAGTGCGATGTGCCGGATTTTTTTTAACTGCTCAACTAATTTTTTGTCCATAGAACACTATGCTTTCTGGCACGCGGCCTTAAAGTGAGCCAACACAATCTCACCATATACCTATTTCAAGTGTCAAATCAAGCATAGTATAACGTTTTCTTATTAATTGTGAATGCCTAAAAGAATTTTCAAGCATTTTCATACCTGTGATTTTTCTGCAATCGGTTAAAGTGTTACAATATATTAAATTGCGTCAAACGGTACAATCGTTCCGCTGAACGGCTGAAGTTCAATATGCTGATTATTGAGCGAAATATTTCCATCAAGAGTCTGATTATGATAATTTAGCATAAAAAAGTATCCGCTGTTATCTTTGGCCAAACGTGTACGGGTAATTATAAGCGGATTATCGCACGTAATCGACCCTTTGAAATTTATGTCAAGGCTCAAATTCTGCCAGGCCTGTTTGTGTGCGGATGCCTGATAGACAAAACCTGTTCCTAAAATTGATGCCGACCCTTTGCCGCATTTAACTTTTACGCCGCAGATTTTTCCATCACGAGTCGTTGCGAGAGTTTCAGCCTTTTTACATTTGAATGTCTGGACGTAACTTATCGCGTGCATTTCCTGATTCGTTTTTAACCAGCGAATCATCCCATCGCTGTCGGTAAAAATTTTATCGCTGATTACCGAAAGCCCGTCGGCAAGGATTGAGCATATTTTTCCGTCAAGGTCGAATTTCGGCAGTGTCGGGAAACAAATCAAATGCCCGCCTTGCTGTGCGTATTCAAGCAGCGATTGCTGACTTTTCGCGTCCATCCGCTCGGTACAGGCCGCCCATAATTGTTTATATTTATGCAATTCCGTATTGGTGTTTGTAATATCGACAGCGTCGTATTCCTGATTATCCATCGCCAGAAGTTTGCCCAGACTCTCGAAAAGCAGTTCATCTGTAACCATCCGCGCATCAAGTTTGCAGCCGGCAAAAGAGCAGTCATCAAGATTTTCGCCGGTGAAAAGCGGATTGGTAAACTCACGATAATAATAGGGCGGATAAAAGACCAAAGCCTGCAATGTTTTACTCTGGCATTCGGCAAGTTTTTGGCCGTGCGTTTTGATAAACTCGCCGATATTTTTAATTACAGGATACTGTTCTGTCGGTTTGCCGTCTGCGTTCAAAGGCGTTTGCAGATAAAACGACGAATCATAAATTTCCCAGCCGGGCGGATTTTGTCCCTGACTGAACATATAAAAATTCATCGCCGCTGCGCCGTTGGCAAGACACGCTTTATAAAATAATTCCATTTCGTTCGGATAAACTCGTACATTCGCTTCGCGCGTACCCGCCTGAAGCTCGGCGATATAAGTCGGCCCGCGATTGCCCTGAATCGCTTTGGTAAACGCGTTGATTAACCGGTCGTCGTGAAAATTCCGGTACGATGGATTTTCCGGAATATGGTCAACGCCCAGCAGGACATCAGGATAAAGCTGTGCTAATTTGTGGTACATTGAAATGCAGACCGGCATTGTTTTGGCTCTGCCGAATACCCAGCCCGGCACATTATGAAACAGCGAAACAGTAACATTGCGTTTGCGAATTTCATTAATAAGCCTGCCGATATATTCAGCGTAAAAATCACGATGGAAATTTTCCCAGTCACGATACGCCAGATGCTCCACTTTGTTTTTTACTTTGCCGGCAGGAGGAATGATTTCGCTAAAGTCGCTGTAAACCATACCGTAATGCTTGTTTAACGCATTTATCGTTTTGTATGTTTTCTCAAGATATTTTTGATATGCCGCGATTGATGTTTTACAGTAATCGCCGCTGCCGCAGAGCCATTGAAATAATCCGACTTCGTTGCAGACCTGAATCATTGCGACTGGCCCGCCGTTTGAAATTTGACTCTTTGCGATAATCGGCATCACCGCGTCGTACCACTGCATTGTCTTGCGTAAATAGTCTGGATGAGTAAGGCAGGTGTACTTTACCGGATATGGTTTGCCGGTTGAATCACACGCCAAAGCGTCAGGATATTTCTCTGAAAACCATTTTGGTATTCCGTGCATCGCAAGTTCGGCCAGAATATAAGGCCCCGGCTTTAGAATTAAATTCAATTCATTTTTTTTGCACAGGAAAATAAATTTTTCCAGGTTCAGATTCGCCGCGTATTTGCCGGCGAAATCCGCTTTGCCTTCGATTTGTTCGTGCAGCGACCATGGCACATACGACGACACGGTATTTAGTCCTGCCTGTTTAAGAAGTTTTAAATGTTTTTCCCAGCGGTCAGCCTCGATGCGAAAGTAGTGCATCTCACCGCTTAAAATAAAATAACTTTCGCCGTTTTTCTGAAACGAATTATTGTTGAACGTTATCAATCTATTGCTCCCGTATAATCAGTTCCGCACCGGCAGGAACCGCAAAGCCGTTTGGCGGCCGTCTTGTGCAGCTCACTTCTATTATTGTTTTTTTGTTTGTGCCGCGTTTGATGTTATAGCTTAAAGTGCCGTATAAAGTTTGAAGATTTCTTACCGACACGCTTTTATCAATCCATTCGTCAGGAACCGCCGCTGCCAGTACGAGTTTGCCGCGATCTTCATAAACGAGTATATCGCGAATAGCGTTGATTAACTCCGCGCCGACCCACGTGTGCGGCATATCGCCGATATAACTTGGCGTTCGCAAATCGCCGTACACAACTTCGGCCAGATGATTCCACGCAGTAGGGCGTACTCCGTCGCTGACGAGGAAATCAATTGTAGTTTTAGCGTCCGCGATTCTGCCCATACGAATTAAAGCGCCGATATTTCTCGCTTCATAAGGCGTATATGCACTGCGTTTATTATCCGGCTGCGCCGCACGCTTGATAGACTCTTGCATATATCTGTCATAGCTTGCTTTAAGGGCATCGGCAGGCAGGGTATCACGCTCGTCGGCAATCATAATTCCGATGGATGTTGATGTCGGGTCAAAATCGCCGAGTTCCGCGCAGGCAGGCAGTGTCGTTAGATTATCTCGCTGCCGAACTCTTGCCATCGATTCAAGTAATGACTTGCGAAATTCTTTTTCAAAATTGCCGAGCCACTCGGCGTCTTCTTTATATCCCAGCCGCAAAGCTATTGCCTGCGCATCCTGCAAACCCTTCAAAGCGAAAAAGTCATCCCAGTAACTGTGTTTGGCAGGGAAATATCCTTCGTGACTGTTCGACTGCGGCAGAATTCCTTCGTATTCAGTGCCTTTATATTGTTCGGTCAAACGCTGATTGCGCAAATTCTCCATATATTTCATCACAGCCTTTAATTTTGGCCAGCATTGCATCGCGATATTATTGTCGTCTGTTATTTCCACGGCTTCGCGAACGAGAAACGCGTATTCGCCGAACGAATCGTATTCATTCCACGTATCGGAAAAGCCGACCGGATTGCCGGTCTTTGTTTCGATGATAAACGGCACGAAACCGTTGTCTTTTATCAAATTTGTAAACCACAGCAGGTAATTTTTGCTGAAATCTGTCATTCCGAATCGCATCATCGCCGTTGCGCTGATTGCGCCGTCGCGTATCCAGGAGTGGTTATAATTGCGAGAACCGGGCTGCGTTGCGGGGCCGTCGGCGTTGATTATTAGATATGCCAGGTTTGAACGCAGAACGTTGACCAATTTTTTATCTGGAATGTTGATGTCCCAGTCGCCGGTTAGTTTTCGCCAGTTCGCAAGCGATTTTTGCAGTTCGCTATTGAAAAATTCTTCGTAATTTCCATTGACGTATATATTGGATTTGTCGGTGTTCGGATAAATGGCGAGAATCGTTTTTGTTTCTTCGCCGGCAATATTAAAATCATATCTTGCACCGGCTGAAACAATACCTTCATCTGATGCAACGGAATTGCCGTCCGTTTTTTGTTCCTGAAGATATTCGATAATATCGACAGAATCCGTCATTGGCTTTTGGTTGTAAAGCGACGTAAACGTCGGCGACGGATAAAGTCGCATAGCCTGTACGTTGTCGAGCAGCAGGGTATTCTCGCTGTTTTGCCATTGTGCCTGTTTGATGGACGAATAGCCGCCGTACTGCCAGGGCGGATTTATCTGCAACGGCCTTGCCGCCAGCAGCAGCGAAACATCGCGAGCTGTTTGGCTTGTGTTTTTCAGTGTATAAAGCACGAGGGTTGTATCCGGTTCGATAGTATTTGCCGTGATGTCGAGTGTGAGGTCATTGCCTTGCAATTTTACAGCCGGTATTGGCGCCCAGCCATCGGCCAGAGTTTGAGTCGCTGTAAAACTTTTTGCGCTGCACAGTTTGCCGTCGATTATCAGTGCGGGCGTTACGCTGAAGTTTCGCAGTCCGGATTCTACTTTTCCGTATTCGTCCAAAAGCGATTCATTAAAACTGCCCGCAAGCCCTGTTACAGTCCAGAAATTTTGTTCCCGTTTCAGCCAGCCGGGGAATATTCCATCCGGCAAACGCTGCGCGAGCATTTCAAAATGTCTGACAGGCGACCATTTTTCACTTGCGGACTTAAATTGTATGTTTGCGATGCGAACTGTGGGTGAGTTAAATACAAGACGTATTTTTTTTGTATTAACAGAATGGAAGAACAAATCTTCTACTTCCGCCGCTCCAGCTTTTTTATTCATTACCAATTGATATTGATTGCTGTCATTGGAAAGCGATTCAATTTTGCAGGCCGGCGAAGAATTTTGTGCCCAGTTTATTTGCAGGCCGCCGATTTCCATTTTTTGCGGGAAACATAATTCAACAGTTGCGTTGTTGTCGGCAGATTGCCAGTATGTTGTTGTGTTGCCGTCTAATATCGCGTTAGCGTCTGTTCCTGCCGCGACTGGGGATGCCTTCGCGATTATCTGGTTTTCCATTCCCAATATTTCAATTTCCCACAGTGAGTAACCCCATCCAGTTCCACGTTTGTTGCCGCAGATTCTAATACATTTTGTTTTTGTCGGGCCGAAATAAATTTCATCAACGCCTCCGTCGCCGTATTGCATATTATATTTTGTCAGCCATTTGCCGTCTGCTGTTACAGTTTGTATTTCATAGTCCCGACCGTAAGCTGTTTCCCAGTGAAGTCGCATCCCGACCAGTTCGGCAGGGCTGTTGAAATCTATTTGCAGCCATTGGTTGTCGGAAGCGGAGCTTGACCATCGGGTATCCATTTTTCCGTCCATCGCCGCCGATGCCGGCATTTCTCTCTGTTCAGAACTGGCGGTTAAGGTTGCTTGTTGTCCTGAAACGATTACAGAGGAAAGTCCCATAAATATAATCAAAAAAACGGGTTTCATATTAAAATTCTCCTTAAAAATCAATTTGTGGAACTTTTTAACGGATAAAATGTTAATTTTATAAAAACGTTTTCATGAACAAAAGTCAAGTAAAAAATGCTAAAAATGAGGTTTTTTAAAAATTGTCTTGACAATTTTTGGGCGGTGTTGTAAAAAGGCTTTCATAATAATTAACTTTTTTAGAGTATTACAGCAATGGAAAAAGAAACAGAGACAGAAAGTATAACTATTCACGATGTTGCCGAAGTTGCGGGCGTTTCTATTTCAACAGTGTCCCGTGTGGTGAATGACCTGGGGCGTGTTGCGCCGGAAACCAAACGCAAAGTCGAATCGGCGATTCGCAGATTAAATTTTCATCCGAACAGCAGAGCACAGGCTCTAAGCAGAAAACGCACTGATACTATTGGTTTGATTGTGCCGGATTTCGAAGGTCAGTATTTTGCGATGCTGATGGAAGGTGCACACGAAGAAGCGCAAGCCAACGGCGTTCACATTATGGTTCTCAAAGCAAAAGGGCAGGAGGAAAAAATCGAAGCGGTCAGCCGATTGTGTTCGCAGGGGCGAACCGATGGTGTGATTTTAATGCTTTCCGATTTGTACAGCGATGTTCTCGAGGGTATCGGACCGATCAACAGCCCTTTAGTGATTCTCGACCAGGATGTTCATTCCTGGCGGCTCGATAATATATTATTGGATAACAGACTTGCGGCGTTTGAGGCTGCGAGGCATTTCATAGACGTTCACAATGTTGACGATGTATTTTTCCTCGGTGGTTCCGAAACCAACGTTGACACCACGGCAAGAGCGATGGGCTTTTCCGATGCTTTGAAGCGACTGGGTCTTGACGCTGCGCAAAGGCAGTTTTTCTGCCGTGCTTATAGTTATGACGAAGGTTATCGTCTGACTGAAAAAGACATATTGCCGCTGATTGAGCAGGGCAAAAGATATGGTGTTGTGGCCGCTAACGATGATATTGCCTGCGGCGTAATAGATTCTCTGATGGATGGAGGCATTGATGTGCCGGGTCAGGTCGGCGTGATAGGCTTTGACGATTCTTCAATCGCAAGCCAGAGAAGATTGAAAATATCCACGATGAGAATACCTACCAAAGAAATTGGCAGAATGGCCGTGCGGATGATTCTTGACCGTGTTGCCGATAAAGTGAAGGAACCTGTCAAAGTTATATTGAAGGCAGAACTTGTGGTTCGTCAATCCTGCGGTTGCGGATTGAAGAAAAACTAAAAAAGCACAATTTTTGGAGATAGACGTGAAGAGCATCGGCTATGCAGTCTGTTTGCTGCTGTGTGCATTTATTTCGAATGCAGGTGCGGAAATTTCCGCTGCCGATGATGCTCTGCTTGAAGAAATCACCTGTTCGTCATTTCAGTTTTTCTGGAAAGAAGCGGATTCTGTATCGGGTCTTGTTCCTGACAGAACTGGCGCCGAGGTTTGCAGTGTCGCGTCTTTGGGTTTTGGCCTTGCTGCGCTGCCGATAGGTGTTGAGCGGGAATATGTATCTTATGACGATGCGAAAAATCGTGCGTTGAGTGCGCTGCGTACTTTGGAAAAATCCAATGCGAAATACCAGGGCGTATTTTGTCATTTTATTGATTTGAAGAATGGCAATGCGACAGATTTGGGTTATGAGAGGGTTACTTCAACTATTGATACTGCTCTGATGATTGCCGGTGCGATTGTTGCGGGTGAGTATTTCGGCGGCGAAGTTAAACAGGCAGCGGAACGTATTTTTGTGGCCGCAAACTGGGCTGCGTATGTCAATCCCGAAAACGGACAGGTCTATATGGCGTATGATATGGGCACTCCGGGCAAATTCGAAAAGCAGACCTGGGACTGGTACACTGACGAAACAATTTTAATTTCACTTCTTGGTCAGGCATCGCCGAATCCTGAATATCGTTTAAAACCTCAAACAATGACAAACTGGAAGCGTCCGGTGGGACGATATAAAAACGGCAAACCATATATTTATTCATACCCCGGCACTTTATTTACGTATATGTTTGCTCACTGTTTTTATGATTTCAAAACAATGGGCAAAGACTCGCGGGGTGTTGACTGGTTTGAAAATACACGCCGTGCGGTTATTGCAAATCGTGACTGGTGCAGAGACCATTCTGCTATGTATGCAAGCTATGGCGAAAATCTCTGGGGAATTACTGCCGGCAGCGCTCCTGACGACTATGTGGTGCTTGGACACGAACCTCGCGGCGCAAGCGAAAATCAGGGACAATACGGTACGCTGCATCCTTACGGTGCGGGAATGTCGGTTCCGTTTTTGCCGGATGACGCGATTGCTGCGCTGCGTTATATGCGAAGTTTGAAAATAGACAACAAATCCGTCTGGCAGAATATCGAGGACGGCGGATATGGCTTTTGGGACGGTTTTAATATTGATAAGCGGTGGGTTTCCAATCGCGTGATTGGCATCGCGCAGGGGCCGATGCTTTTATTGGTGGAGAACGCCAGAAGCGGGCTTGTTTGGAAACTGATGATGAAGAATGAATATGTTCGTCAGGGCATTGCAAGAGCCGGCTTCAAGGGAAAATTTTAAAATAGAAAGCAAAATGGAAATAAAAGACAGCATTTTGATTGATGGTAAAAACGTTTTCATGGCGAAGAATTCTGCCGGTCTGCGATTTTCCATTTTTGATAATGGCGTGATAGAAAACATCACTTGCGGCAAAACGCAGATAAGTCTGATAAACTCTTCCCCGCTCGGAAACGGCTGCTGCGATTTATATCTAAGAAAAAGAACGCCGGTATTTTCCGCGACTGCTATGATTGGCTCGTCATCGGCAATATCGCATTTCATTGACGAGAACACCTACGAAACAAAAGGGGAGTTTGCAGGCGTGCAGTTCAGATGCAGACTGCTGCTTTGTCCGCGGCAGAGCAAATGGCTCTGGTCTGTGCAGTTGATTAACAATACAGACAAATCAGCCGAGTTTGATTTGATTTGCGTTCAGAACGTTGGTATTTCCTGTGCCGATGGCAACGAACAAAACGATTATTACATAAGTCAGTATACAGACTATGCTCCGCTTTGGGATAACGAACTTGGATACGTTGTTTGCTGTCGGCAGAACGAACACGGCAAAGGCAGTTTCCCGTGGCTTGCGATGGGTTCGCTTTCGAAAGTAAAAAGTTTTTCGACTGACGGCCAGCAATTTTATGGAACCTCTTATAGGCAGACTGCCGTTCCGCAGGCGTTATCTCTGGACAAATTGCCCGGACTTAAGCAGGGTGAGTTTGGCGTTGTCGCGATGCAGTGCGAACCGTTTGTTCTCAAACCGCGGCAAGCCGGAAATTATAGTTTCTTTGGAATTTATCACGCCAATCATCCGTCAGCCACAACATCGGCGGATATTGAACTTATCGCGCCGGCAATCGAGGAATTAAAGGTGCTTGCCGCGACTGTGTGGTCTGACGATTGTGTTTATTCAGAACCTGTTGCGAACATCTTTTCGCAGGCATTGCCGTTTGTGTCGGAAGATTGCACTGATAAAGAGCTTGACGTTTTGTTCAAAGGAAGCAGAAGAAACAGCGAATTATACGATGGCAGACTGCTGTCGTTTTTCTACGGCGATAATCGTTATGTTGTTCTGCGTGAAAAGGAACTGCTTATATATCGTTCGTGCGGCCATATAATCAAAACAGACGGCAATTTGCCGGGCGATGAGACGATAATGTCGGCGTCGTGTTTTATGCCGGGAGTTTTCCTGTCGCATCTTGTGCAGGGCAATGTAAATTTCAATCGCCTGCTGACGGTCGATACGAATGCGTTGAATTTTGTTAGAAACTCCGGCCTTCGTGTTTTCGTAAAGCAGTCCGGCCTGTATTCTCAATTGTCTGTGCCGTCGGTGTTTGAAATTTCATTAAACAGTTGCCGATGGATATACAAAAACAATCAATCGCTTTTTGAAATCATAAGCAGGGCCGATGCAGTTAATCCGCAGATTCGGTTTGAACTGAACGTATTGAAGGGTGAAAAGCCGCAGTGGCTCATCACCTGTGAGCTTGCGGCAGAACATAACTGGCAGACCGAATCGAATGGCGTGTTGAAATTTTTGCCCGGCGAAAAGAGCTGCCTGAAATCTATGTATCCTGCCGGTCATTATATTATGAGTTTCGACAGTTCGCAGTGCATCGAGCAAATCGGCGCAGATGAAATGCTTTTCGCTGACGGCAAAAGCAGAGGGCTTGACTTTATTGTCCTCAAACTCGCCGATACCGACAAATTCGCAATGACTTTCGAAGGCAAACTGAATGTGCCAAGCCAAAAACAATCTGCCGCGGCTTTAGATGCTGACGGCTGTTTTGTAAATATGGATTTATCGTCTGTGCGTGATTCGTCGCAAATCGGTCGGATAGCTGAAATTATGCCATGGTTCGCTCACAACGCAAAAATTCATTATACCGCTCCTCACGGCCTCGAACAGTATGGCGGCGCGGCGTGGGGCACTCGCGATGTATGTCAGGGTCCGATTGAAATGCTTCTGGCGGTCGGCAATTATAATTATGCGCGAAAAATTCTTACGACAGTCTTTTCAAATCAGAATCCGGACGGCAATTGGCCGCAGTGGTGGATGTTCGACCGTTACAGAAATATCAGAACGAATGAATCGCACGGCGATGTTATTTTCTGGCCTT encodes:
- a CDS encoding LacI family transcriptional regulator, whose translation is MEKETETESITIHDVAEVAGVSISTVSRVVNDLGRVAPETKRKVESAIRRLNFHPNSRAQALSRKRTDTIGLIVPDFEGQYFAMLMEGAHEEAQANGVHIMVLKAKGQEEKIEAVSRLCSQGRTDGVILMLSDLYSDVLEGIGPINSPLVILDQDVHSWRLDNILLDNRLAAFEAARHFIDVHNVDDVFFLGGSETNVDTTARAMGFSDALKRLGLDAAQRQFFCRAYSYDEGYRLTEKDILPLIEQGKRYGVVAANDDIACGVIDSLMDGGIDVPGQVGVIGFDDSSIASQRRLKISTMRIPTKEIGRMAVRMILDRVADKVKEPVKVILKAELVVRQSCGCGLKKN